The nucleotide window AGGATTGCAAGAAGATCACGCTGCTTTAATTGCACAGGAGTTTGAAAAAGAAACCGGAATAAAAACTGAATTTGTAAGGTTAAGTAGCGGAGAAACTTTAGCAAGATTAAAAGCCGAAAAAGACAATATGACAGCTTCTGTTTGGTACGGCGGTCCTGTTGACGGTATGATTGCAGCAATTGATGAAGGACTTATAGAATCTTACATTTCTCCTGAAGCTGCAAATATAAAACCTGAATATAAAGATTCTAAAGGATACTGGACAGGAATATACGTAGGATATTTAGGATTTGTAGGAAATAAAAAAATGCTTGAAGAGAAAAAAATACCTATGCCTTCATCATGGGCCGATCTATTAAAACCTGAATATAAAGGAGAAATAGTTGTGGCACATCCGGGTTCTTCAGGAACAGCATACACAATGCTTGCAACTCTTGTCCAATTAATGGGAGAAGAAAAAGCTATGGAATATTTTAAAAAATTTAACGGTCAAGTAAGACAATATACTAAATCCGGAACCGCACCAGGAAGAATGGTCGGGACAGGTGAAGCTACTATAGGAATTACTTTCCTACATGACGGTATTAAATATCAAAAAGAAGGATACAGCGATATCATTTTAGCTACTCCTAGTGAAGGTACAGGTTTTGAAATAGGAGGCGTTGCTCTTCTTAAAAACGGACCTGATCAGGAAAATGCAAAAAAATTTATTGACTGGGTTCTTTCCAAAAAAGTTCAGGAATTAGGTAAAACTGTAGGTTCATTCCAGTTTCTTACTAATAAAGATGCTATAAATCCTGAAGAAGCAAAAGTAGTTGAAGGTGCAAAATTAATAAAATATAACTTTGATTGGGCGGGTAAAAATAAAAAAAGATTAGTTGATAGATTTACCAAAGATACTAATACAACTTTACCTAAAGAATAATATACATTTTTATAAAATAATAAAATTAAGAATTATCTAAATACTGAGAATACATATGTATTCTCAGTAAATTTTCTTAACGGAGGAAAACAATGAACAACGATTTTAAGTTAAAATTGAATCATGAACTGAAAAATATAAGAAAACTTATAAATGACCCTGTATTACTTTTAACTATTATTTTTTCTTTAGCCGTTGTTACTTTTTTTGTATTAGTACCATTATGGAATATACTTTTAGAAAGTTTAAAAATAGGAAAAGGGAAAATCGGATTGGAAAATTATATTGAATCTTTCACTGCAAGCGGTAATTTTCAAGTAATATTGAATACTATACTATTAGGATTTGTAACTTCAATAATTTCCTTAATTATCGGATTTTTCTTTGCGTATGTTTCTGTTTATATTAAAATCAAAGGAAAAAAGATTTTTGACTTCATCGCAATGTTACCTATAATTTCTCCCCCTTTTGTTATAGCTTTATCCGCTATAATGTTATTTGGAAGACAGGGGATTATCACAAGCAGAATGTTAGGAATGAAAGGATTCGAAATCTACGGATTTCACGGTTTGGTATTAGTACAAGTCTTGAGTTTTTTCCCTATTGCATATATGATGCTTGTAGGTCTTTTACAAATGATAGATCCTTCTGTGGAAGAAGCTTCACGTT belongs to Pseudoleptotrichia goodfellowii and includes:
- a CDS encoding ABC transporter substrate-binding protein yields the protein MKKIFLAILLIILTLSCGASDDSDKKEGKGKLLFYAGLQEDHAALIAQEFEKETGIKTEFVRLSSGETLARLKAEKDNMTASVWYGGPVDGMIAAIDEGLIESYISPEAANIKPEYKDSKGYWTGIYVGYLGFVGNKKMLEEKKIPMPSSWADLLKPEYKGEIVVAHPGSSGTAYTMLATLVQLMGEEKAMEYFKKFNGQVRQYTKSGTAPGRMVGTGEATIGITFLHDGIKYQKEGYSDIILATPSEGTGFEIGGVALLKNGPDQENAKKFIDWVLSKKVQELGKTVGSFQFLTNKDAINPEEAKVVEGAKLIKYNFDWAGKNKKRLVDRFTKDTNTTLPKE